A stretch of the Lolium perenne isolate Kyuss_39 chromosome 3, Kyuss_2.0, whole genome shotgun sequence genome encodes the following:
- the LOC127340035 gene encoding WUSCHEL-related homeobox 5-like, translated as MENVQYHHHHAAARRSSSPLPPPPSPPLSPESAAAEALANARWTPTKEQITVLEGLYQEGMRTPTAEQIQHLTARLREHGPIEGKNVFYWFQNHKARLRQKQKQQTFEYFARQFQRPQPLPILHRAPGYPYPLTGAAPPSPQMITQAPPPQHPACNNREGMNDYEPRYPFGAINLLNLLLACTPYVLIWIRLSRQQQGYMTGHAAAHAAYCSQPQQPRMDMPRDNVPAQQAPASAVYYQHPAGANASIQQQRRVLHSSPATTGGHTAVNARPVQPQTLNLFPLHPTFAYREKKKARRPGTASSAMPSASASFSWESESSESHNGESSVPFFDFFSLGSGGC; from the exons ATGGAGAACGTCcagtaccaccaccaccacgccgccgCCCGCCGTTCCAGTTCCCCTCTCCCTCCCCCTCCGTCCCCGCCGCTGTCCCCGGAGTCGGCCGCCGCGGAGGCGCTGGCGAACGCGCGGTGGACGCCGACCAAGGAGCAGATCACCGTGCTGGAGGGGCTGTACCAGGAGGGGATGCGCACCCCCACCGCGGAGCAGATACAGCATCTGACGGCGCGGCTGCGCGAGCACGGCCCCATCGAGGGCAAGAACGTCTTCTACTGGTTCCAGAACCACAAGGCCCGCCTGCGccagaagcagaagcagcagacCTTCGAGTACTTCGCCAGGCAGTTCCAACGGCCCCAGCCGCTGCCCATCCTCCACAGGGCTCCCGGCTACCCCTACCCGCTCACCGGCGCCGCCCCGCCGTCGCCGCAGATGATTACGCAAGCGCCGCCGCCGCAACACCCTGCATGCAACAACAGGGAAGGTATGAATGACTATGAACCCCGCTACCCTTTCGGCGCCATTAATTTGTTAAATCTTCTTTTGGCATGTACTCCGTATGTCTTGATATGGATTAGGCTCTCAAG GCAGCAGCAAGGGTACATGACCGGACACGCCGCGGCACATGCAGCCTACTGCTCGCAGCCGCAGCAGCCAAGGATGGACATGCCGCGTGACAACGTCCCGGCGCAGCAGGCACCGGCGAGCGCTGTGTACTACCAGCACCCCGCTGGGGCCAACGCGAGCATCCAACAACAGCGCCGCGTGCTGCACTCCTCTCCGGCGACCACTGGCGGCCACACAGCGGTGAACGCCCGTCCCGTCCAGCCCCAGACTCTGAACCTGTTCCCGCTGCACCCCACCTTCGCGtaccgcgagaagaagaaggcgcgcCGCCCTGGGACCGCCAGCTCCGCAATGCCGTCCGCCTCCGCGTCCTTCTCTTGGGAGTCGGAGAGCTCGGAGAGCCACAACGGCGAGTCCTCGgtgccgttcttcgacttctttaGCCTCGGTTCTGGAGGCTGCTGA